A window of the Streptomyces sp. NBC_00454 genome harbors these coding sequences:
- a CDS encoding chaplin encodes MKKRLVRGTTMAVASAAMLMGGAGLASAHGGDGATANGFTGESPGVLSGNLLQVPIDVPVNACGNTVNVIALLNPAFGNTCVNH; translated from the coding sequence GCGGCACCACCATGGCGGTCGCAAGTGCCGCGATGCTGATGGGCGGCGCGGGCCTCGCCTCCGCGCACGGTGGTGACGGCGCGACGGCGAACGGTTTCACGGGCGAGTCCCCCGGCGTCCTGAGCGGCAACCTGCTCCAGGTCCCGATCGACGTCCCGGTGAACGCCTGCGGCAACACCGTGAACGTGATCGCCCTGCTGAACCCCGCCTTCGGCAACACCTGCGTCAACCACTGA
- a CDS encoding rodlin, whose product MIKKFAAGAAVAASFVGLGAAMAPQAMAVGNDNGINTVNGNGASQIYGNQATYGNMSPQMALIQGSLNKPCVALPAKANVQSVLALVNVGVQDIPVLSSPQNQQCTENSTQAKGDEALSHILDNIPVLSGNASAGS is encoded by the coding sequence ATGATCAAGAAGTTTGCGGCCGGCGCAGCGGTTGCCGCCTCGTTCGTCGGACTGGGCGCCGCCATGGCCCCGCAGGCCATGGCCGTCGGCAACGACAACGGCATCAACACCGTGAACGGCAACGGGGCCTCGCAGATCTACGGCAACCAGGCCACGTACGGCAACATGAGCCCGCAGATGGCACTCATCCAGGGCTCCCTCAACAAGCCCTGTGTCGCCCTGCCGGCCAAGGCCAACGTCCAGTCCGTCCTGGCTCTGGTCAACGTCGGCGTCCAGGACATCCCCGTCCTGTCCAGCCCGCAGAACCAGCAGTGCACCGAGAACTCCACCCAGGCCAAGGGCGACGAGGCCCTCTCGCACATCCTGGACAACATCCCGGTCCTGTCCGGCAACGCCTCCGCGGGCAGCTGA
- a CDS encoding chaplin, producing the protein MTYKKAVVLAAGILMAAGAASPAMADSVADGKAVGSPGVLSGNLVQVPVHIPVNVCGNTVNVIALLNPAFGNTCVNA; encoded by the coding sequence ATGACGTACAAGAAGGCAGTGGTGCTGGCCGCCGGCATTCTGATGGCAGCCGGTGCCGCCTCCCCCGCCATGGCCGACTCCGTGGCCGACGGCAAGGCCGTCGGCTCCCCGGGTGTCCTGTCGGGCAACCTGGTCCAGGTCCCGGTGCACATCCCGGTCAACGTCTGCGGCAACACCGTCAACGTGATCGCGCTGCTGAACCCCGCGTTCGGCAACACCTGCGTCAACGCCTGA
- a CDS encoding chaplin, giving the protein MRQVLSRQVLGKGVLTAAAASSLLSIATGAAYAHPGAMAEASHSPGVLAGNSVSVPVTFTPNVCGNTVDAGAGLNPAMGNNCATTTGSDAGHDYGRYLSPEQAEQFQRYLDDRDDHESRGSGPGEHREEGGYGDRGPEEQHPQGGYGDRGPEERAPQHQGGGYGDSGAQGGEEECDDHPAPEHPAPKPQHPPQQHAEHAPAPAPAPHHAPPAPKPKPKPEAEHPAPKPQPAPAPVQEAPAPQPAPAPVPAPAPVPAPVQEAPQPLPAPAPAPAPVPAPAPVAEAPHTLPAPAPVAEEAPAPMPPHGSQVTEHPAPVPQEVRPADQPPAAPAGDLPVHLLPAPAPVAPAPAPAPAPAPVTAPAAVQAPPAQATVRETAQLAATGAGQSGAAAALASALILGGAILYRRSRIA; this is encoded by the coding sequence ATGCGACAGGTACTGAGCCGACAGGTACTGGGCAAGGGGGTGCTCACCGCGGCCGCTGCGTCGAGCCTGCTGTCGATCGCGACCGGCGCGGCGTACGCGCACCCCGGAGCCATGGCCGAGGCCTCGCATTCACCGGGTGTGCTGGCCGGCAACAGCGTCTCGGTACCGGTCACCTTCACACCCAACGTGTGCGGCAACACCGTGGACGCCGGAGCGGGCCTCAACCCCGCGATGGGCAACAACTGCGCCACCACGACCGGCTCCGACGCCGGGCACGACTACGGGCGCTACCTCAGCCCGGAGCAGGCCGAGCAGTTCCAGCGCTACCTCGACGATCGCGACGATCACGAGTCGCGCGGGAGCGGGCCCGGGGAACACCGCGAAGAGGGCGGCTACGGAGACCGCGGTCCCGAGGAGCAGCACCCGCAGGGCGGCTACGGAGACCGTGGCCCCGAGGAGCGGGCCCCGCAGCACCAGGGCGGCGGCTACGGAGACTCGGGCGCGCAGGGCGGCGAGGAGGAGTGCGACGACCACCCCGCCCCGGAGCACCCGGCGCCCAAGCCGCAGCATCCCCCGCAGCAGCACGCCGAGCACGCTCCGGCCCCCGCTCCGGCTCCGCACCACGCGCCCCCGGCGCCGAAGCCGAAGCCGAAGCCCGAGGCGGAGCACCCGGCGCCCAAGCCGCAGCCGGCGCCCGCCCCCGTGCAGGAGGCACCCGCGCCGCAGCCGGCACCGGCGCCCGTCCCCGCTCCGGCGCCCGTCCCGGCACCGGTTCAGGAGGCCCCCCAGCCGCTCCCGGCTCCCGCCCCGGCCCCGGCTCCGGTCCCCGCTCCCGCCCCCGTAGCGGAGGCGCCGCACACGCTCCCCGCCCCGGCCCCCGTCGCGGAGGAGGCGCCCGCGCCGATGCCTCCGCACGGCAGCCAGGTCACGGAGCACCCGGCGCCCGTACCGCAGGAGGTCCGGCCGGCCGACCAGCCCCCGGCGGCCCCGGCGGGTGACCTCCCCGTCCACCTCCTCCCGGCTCCGGCACCCGTCGCCCCCGCTCCGGCGCCCGCCCCGGCTCCGGCGCCCGTGACCGCCCCTGCCGCGGTGCAGGCTCCGCCGGCTCAGGCCACCGTCAGGGAGACGGCGCAGCTGGCCGCGACCGGCGCCGGGCAGTCCGGCGCCGCGGCGGCTCTCGCCTCGGCCCTGATCCTGGGCGGCGCCATTCTCTACCGGAGGTCCCGTATCGCCTGA
- a CDS encoding chaplin gives MNTAKKAALVLATAGLAAAGAAGSAMADSSAEGAAVGSPGVLSGNLAQVPVHVPVNVCGNSVNVIGALNPAFGNTCVND, from the coding sequence ATGAACACTGCCAAGAAGGCCGCCCTGGTCCTGGCCACCGCTGGTCTCGCTGCGGCCGGTGCCGCCGGCTCCGCTATGGCCGACTCGTCGGCCGAGGGCGCGGCCGTGGGTTCCCCCGGTGTCCTCTCGGGCAACCTGGCTCAGGTCCCGGTCCACGTCCCGGTCAACGTCTGCGGCAACTCCGTCAACGTGATCGGTGCGCTGAACCCGGCGTTCGGCAACACCTGCGTCAACGACTGA
- a CDS encoding rodlin: MLKKIMTAAAVTAAAVGAGAAVAAPAMAIGNDNGINTVNGNGAQQIYGNQKTHGDMSPQLGVVQGTLNKPCIGLPAKINAQSLVALIANVGVQDINVLSNPQNQQCTENSTQAKGDEPLSHILDNIPVLSGNLSSGS; the protein is encoded by the coding sequence ATGCTTAAGAAGATCATGACTGCTGCCGCGGTCACCGCCGCCGCCGTCGGCGCGGGCGCTGCTGTCGCGGCCCCGGCCATGGCCATCGGCAACGACAACGGGATCAACACCGTCAACGGAAACGGTGCCCAGCAGATCTACGGCAACCAGAAGACGCACGGCGACATGAGCCCGCAGCTCGGCGTCGTCCAGGGCACCCTGAACAAGCCCTGCATCGGCCTGCCGGCCAAGATCAACGCCCAGTCGCTGGTCGCCCTGATCGCCAACGTCGGTGTCCAGGACATCAACGTCCTGTCCAACCCGCAGAACCAGCAGTGCACCGAGAACTCCACCCAGGCCAAGGGCGACGAGCCGCTCTCGCACATCCTGGACAACATCCCGGTCCTGTCCGGCAACCTCTCCTCGGGCAGCTGA
- a CDS encoding vitamin K epoxide reductase family protein, which produces MATNTVGVPRQQGQPHRNDAEPPPAPRALAWLLVLSGAAGVLASWVITLDKFLLLENPGFKPACSLNPVVSCGSVMKSAQAAAFGFPNPMLGLATYGAVVCVGAGLLAGARHRSWFWLGLNAGTLFGVGFCSWLMVQSLYEINALCLWCCLTWVATLVMFWAVTAYTVRTGILPAPAPLRAFFAEFGWAPPALHVGVIGMLILTRWWEFWTG; this is translated from the coding sequence ATGGCAACGAATACCGTAGGTGTCCCCCGTCAGCAAGGGCAGCCGCATCGCAACGACGCCGAACCGCCCCCCGCGCCCCGTGCGCTGGCCTGGCTGCTGGTGCTCTCCGGGGCCGCAGGGGTGCTGGCCTCCTGGGTCATCACCCTCGACAAGTTCCTGCTGCTGGAGAACCCGGGCTTCAAGCCGGCCTGCAGCCTCAATCCCGTCGTCTCCTGCGGCAGCGTGATGAAGAGCGCCCAGGCGGCGGCCTTCGGCTTCCCCAACCCGATGCTGGGGCTGGCCACCTACGGGGCGGTCGTCTGCGTCGGCGCGGGCCTGCTGGCCGGCGCCCGCCACCGCAGCTGGTTCTGGCTGGGACTGAACGCCGGCACCCTCTTCGGAGTCGGCTTCTGCTCCTGGCTGATGGTCCAGTCGCTCTACGAGATCAACGCGCTCTGCCTGTGGTGCTGCCTGACCTGGGTGGCCACCCTGGTGATGTTCTGGGCGGTCACCGCGTACACGGTCCGTACGGGCATCCTCCCCGCGCCCGCCCCCCTGCGGGCCTTCTTCGCCGAGTTCGGCTGGGCCCCGCCCGCCCTGCACGTCGGAGTGATCGGGATGCTCATCCTGACCCGGTGGTGGGAGTTCTGGACGGGCTGA
- a CDS encoding DUF6227 family protein: MSDPYETTEAHLDRLLGRALNSFDLPDRLAERLATALAHSSSLHTTRHGPAAAGQWREIRRYTYLLADGDSVALWELAHRPEGSRAIRYELFASRPEICLAVARLFGEVPSAVARDLTEARAEEEPESDIAVLSALFANPTPAQRHREYAVEESADHARRVLRRAENPDRPGERVALLLRTAYAHRITQAFGTRQYLADGRDAGFSLYEHAFILLDGSEFSLWEVEHTATPDGRHMCEVYETEAAARGAMKLRAQPLR, encoded by the coding sequence TTGAGCGATCCGTACGAGACAACCGAGGCCCACCTCGATCGACTCCTGGGCCGCGCCCTCAACTCCTTCGACCTTCCCGACCGGTTGGCCGAGCGCCTCGCGACGGCGCTCGCGCACAGCTCCTCGCTCCACACCACCCGCCACGGCCCGGCGGCGGCAGGGCAGTGGCGGGAGATCCGGCGGTACACCTACCTGCTGGCCGACGGCGATTCGGTGGCCCTGTGGGAGCTGGCGCACCGCCCCGAGGGCAGCCGGGCGATCCGGTACGAACTCTTCGCGAGCAGGCCCGAGATATGCCTGGCGGTGGCCCGCCTCTTCGGCGAGGTCCCCTCGGCGGTGGCCCGGGACCTGACGGAGGCGCGGGCCGAGGAGGAGCCGGAGAGCGACATCGCGGTGCTGAGCGCCCTGTTCGCGAACCCGACCCCGGCCCAGCGGCACCGCGAGTACGCGGTCGAGGAGTCCGCGGACCACGCCCGCCGGGTCCTGCGCCGCGCGGAGAACCCGGACCGGCCGGGAGAGCGGGTGGCGCTGCTGCTGCGGACGGCCTACGCGCACCGCATCACCCAGGCGTTCGGCACCCGGCAGTACCTGGCGGACGGGCGGGATGCCGGTTTCAGCCTGTACGAGCACGCCTTCATCCTGTTGGACGGCAGCGAGTTCAGCCTGTGGGAGGTCGAGCACACGGCGACTCCGGACGGGCGGCACATGTGCGAGGTGTACGAGACCGAAGCGGCCGCGCGCGGAGCCATGAAGCTCCGCGCGCAGCCGCTCCGGTGA
- a CDS encoding fructose-specific PTS transporter subunit EIIC, which translates to MSEMITHELVDLDLSADSKEGAARALAERMVTLGRVTDLDGFLADVAAREAQMPTGLEGGIGIPHCRSTHVTAPTLAFGRSPSGVDFGAPDGPADLIFLIAAPAGADDAHLSILSTLARRLMRADFVEALRSVGTPAEAAALVAGEPVAAAGAGAGAGAAARSSSPTPPLPEPGSARTRASNAGEAEIAAARQSSQSPAGQPFRIVAVTSCPTGIAHTYMAAESLQQAAAEAGMELTVETQGSAGFTKLTPEAIAAADAVVFAHDVPVRERSRFAGKPTVDVGVKAGINRPAELLQEARDKAARGEVADHAPTPVETAGEDGDGYGAKLRTWLMSGVSYMVPFVAAGGLLIALAFAIGGYEINTAPSVADHFVWTEAASWAALLFQTGGLAFGFLVPVLAGYIAYGMADRPGLVPGFVGGAVALTINAGFLGGLIAGLIAGGTVLAVQRIKIPTALRGIMPVVVLPLIGSAVTGFLMFLVVGKPVASLQQALTDWLSGLSGANAIILGVVLGLMMCFDLGGPLNKVAYAFAIGGLATPNEGSLKVMAAVMAAGMVPPLAMALATTVRGRLFSKTERENGKAAWFLGASFISEGAIPFAAADPLRVIPASMVGGAVTGALSMAFECTLRAPHGGIFVIPLIGNPLLYLIAIAAGTATTAGLVILLKGMRKQAAPAGPAAGPSAEEPAKVAVAA; encoded by the coding sequence ATGAGCGAGATGATCACCCACGAACTGGTCGACCTCGACCTGTCCGCCGATTCCAAGGAGGGGGCGGCACGTGCCCTCGCCGAACGGATGGTGACCCTGGGCAGGGTCACGGACCTGGACGGCTTCCTGGCGGACGTGGCGGCGCGCGAGGCCCAGATGCCGACCGGTCTGGAGGGCGGGATAGGCATCCCGCACTGCCGGTCCACCCACGTGACGGCCCCCACCCTGGCCTTCGGCCGCTCGCCGTCCGGCGTGGACTTCGGCGCCCCGGACGGCCCGGCGGACCTGATCTTCCTGATCGCGGCCCCCGCGGGCGCGGACGACGCCCACCTGTCGATCCTGTCCACCCTGGCCCGCCGCCTGATGCGGGCCGACTTCGTCGAAGCCCTGCGCTCTGTTGGAACCCCGGCCGAGGCCGCCGCCCTGGTCGCGGGCGAGCCGGTGGCTGCCGCCGGGGCCGGGGCCGGGGCCGGGGCCGCTGCGCGGAGCTCTTCCCCCACCCCGCCCCTTCCCGAACCGGGCTCTGCCCGGACCCGCGCCTCAAACGCCGGCGAGGCTGAAATTGCCGCTGCGCGGCAATCCAGCCAGAGCCCCGCAGGGCAGCCGTTCCGGATCGTGGCCGTCACCTCCTGCCCCACCGGCATCGCCCACACCTACATGGCGGCGGAGTCCCTCCAACAGGCCGCGGCCGAAGCCGGTATGGAGCTCACGGTAGAAACCCAGGGCTCCGCAGGCTTCACCAAGCTGACCCCCGAGGCCATCGCCGCCGCCGACGCGGTGGTCTTCGCCCACGACGTCCCGGTCAGGGAACGGTCCCGCTTCGCGGGGAAGCCCACCGTGGACGTCGGCGTCAAGGCGGGCATCAACCGCCCCGCCGAACTCCTCCAGGAGGCCCGCGACAAGGCCGCCCGCGGCGAGGTCGCCGATCACGCGCCGACCCCCGTCGAGACGGCCGGGGAGGACGGCGACGGCTACGGCGCCAAGCTCCGCACCTGGCTGATGTCCGGCGTCAGTTACATGGTCCCCTTCGTGGCCGCGGGCGGGCTCCTCATCGCCCTCGCCTTCGCCATCGGCGGGTACGAGATCAACACCGCCCCCTCCGTCGCCGACCACTTCGTCTGGACCGAGGCCGCCAGCTGGGCCGCGCTGCTCTTCCAGACCGGCGGTCTCGCCTTCGGCTTCCTCGTCCCCGTCCTGGCCGGTTACATCGCCTACGGCATGGCCGACCGGCCGGGCCTGGTCCCCGGATTCGTCGGCGGCGCCGTCGCCCTCACCATCAACGCCGGGTTCCTCGGCGGTCTGATCGCCGGTCTCATCGCGGGCGGCACCGTCCTCGCCGTCCAGCGGATCAAGATCCCCACCGCCCTGCGCGGCATCATGCCCGTGGTCGTCCTGCCGCTCATCGGCTCCGCCGTCACCGGCTTCCTGATGTTCCTGGTGGTCGGCAAGCCCGTCGCCTCGCTCCAGCAGGCCCTCACCGACTGGCTGTCCGGGCTCTCCGGCGCCAACGCGATCATCCTCGGCGTCGTCCTCGGCCTGATGATGTGCTTCGACCTCGGCGGCCCGCTCAACAAGGTCGCGTACGCCTTCGCCATCGGCGGCCTCGCCACTCCCAACGAGGGCAGCCTCAAGGTCATGGCCGCCGTGATGGCCGCCGGCATGGTGCCGCCGCTCGCGATGGCGCTGGCCACCACTGTCCGCGGCCGGCTCTTCTCCAAGACCGAGCGCGAGAACGGCAAGGCCGCCTGGTTCCTCGGGGCCTCCTTCATCAGCGAGGGCGCCATCCCGTTCGCCGCGGCCGACCCGCTGCGCGTGATCCCCGCCTCCATGGTCGGCGGCGCGGTCACCGGAGCCCTCTCGATGGCCTTCGAGTGCACCCTGCGGGCCCCGCACGGCGGCATCTTCGTGATCCCGCTGATCGGGAACCCGCTCCTCTACCTGATCGCCATCGCCGCCGGTACGGCCACCACCGCCGGTCTGGTCATCCTCCTGAAGGGCATGCGCAAGCAGGCCGCGCCCGCCGGGCCCGCCGCGGGCCCCTCGGCCGAGGAGCCCGCGAAGGTGGCCGTAGCCGCCTAG
- the pfkB gene encoding 1-phosphofructokinase: protein MILTVTPNPSLDRTYEVPSLDRGEVLRATGDRVDPGGKGVNVSRAVAAAGVRTTAVLPLGGAPGTLIAELLAAQGVDVTAVSIAGQTRSNISLAEPDGTLTKINATGPELTPEESALLLETVRTCSGGAAWIACCGSLPRGLRPEWYAELVARAHEAGARIALDTSGPALLAALPARPDVIKPNASELAAAVGRPLATLGDVLKAAEELRGLGAGAVLASLGADGQLLVCAEGAYYGTAAVSSVRSNVGAGDASLAGFLIAGGTGPAALASALAHGAAAVQLPGSAMPAPCDLRPDAVHITQDLPLDLPLSEMSDER, encoded by the coding sequence ATGATCCTCACCGTCACCCCCAACCCCTCCCTCGACCGGACCTACGAGGTCCCCTCGCTCGACCGCGGTGAGGTACTGCGAGCCACCGGCGACCGGGTCGACCCCGGGGGCAAGGGGGTCAACGTCTCCCGTGCGGTGGCCGCCGCGGGCGTCCGTACGACGGCGGTCCTGCCGCTCGGCGGTGCGCCGGGCACGCTGATCGCCGAACTCCTCGCCGCCCAGGGCGTGGACGTCACGGCGGTCTCCATCGCCGGCCAGACCCGTTCCAACATCTCGCTCGCCGAACCGGACGGCACCCTCACCAAGATCAACGCGACCGGACCGGAACTGACCCCCGAGGAGTCCGCCCTCCTCCTGGAGACGGTCCGCACCTGCTCGGGAGGCGCCGCCTGGATCGCCTGCTGCGGCAGCCTCCCGCGCGGCCTGCGGCCCGAGTGGTACGCCGAACTCGTCGCCCGCGCCCACGAAGCGGGCGCCCGGATCGCTCTGGACACCTCCGGCCCGGCGCTGCTCGCGGCGCTGCCGGCCCGCCCGGACGTGATCAAGCCGAACGCCTCCGAGCTCGCGGCGGCGGTGGGGCGGCCGCTGGCCACCCTCGGCGACGTGCTCAAGGCGGCGGAGGAACTGCGCGGGCTGGGCGCGGGCGCGGTCCTGGCCTCCCTCGGCGCGGACGGCCAGCTCCTGGTCTGCGCGGAGGGCGCGTACTACGGCACGGCGGCCGTCTCCTCGGTCCGCAGCAACGTCGGCGCGGGCGATGCCTCCCTCGCCGGTTTCCTGATCGCGGGAGGTACGGGGCCCGCGGCCCTCGCCTCCGCCCTGGCCCACGGCGCGGCCGCGGTCCAGCTCCCCGGCAGCGCGATGCCGGCCCCTTGCGACCTGCGCCCCGACGCGGTCCACATCACCCAGGACCTGCCCCTGGACCTCCCTCTGTCCGAAATGAGCGACGAGCGATGA
- a CDS encoding DeoR/GlpR family DNA-binding transcription regulator: MYAPERQQEILRLAREAGRVDVLSLADQFQVTAETVRRDLKALDRAGLVRRVHGGAIPAGRLDFEPDLTEREATAADEKDRIAAAALAELPDGGSIVLDAGSTVARLAAAIPVDAALTVVTHALPVAARLADHTGIDLHLVGGRVRHRTRAAVDAWALRAYAEIRADVLFLATNGFSAEGGLTTPDLAEAAVKRAAMAAARRVVLLADSAKAGQEHFARFGTFSGVDLLITDSGLDPAQKAAIEAAGTEVVLV; the protein is encoded by the coding sequence ATGTATGCACCGGAGCGCCAGCAGGAGATCCTCCGCCTCGCCCGCGAGGCGGGCCGGGTCGACGTCCTGTCCCTGGCCGACCAGTTCCAGGTCACCGCCGAGACCGTGCGCCGCGACCTCAAGGCCCTCGACCGGGCCGGCCTCGTCCGCCGGGTGCACGGCGGCGCCATACCGGCCGGACGCCTCGACTTCGAGCCGGACCTCACCGAGCGCGAGGCCACCGCCGCCGACGAGAAGGACCGCATCGCGGCCGCCGCCCTCGCCGAACTCCCCGACGGCGGCAGCATCGTCCTCGACGCGGGCAGCACCGTGGCCCGCCTCGCCGCCGCGATCCCGGTGGACGCCGCGCTGACCGTCGTCACGCACGCGCTGCCCGTCGCCGCCCGGCTCGCCGACCACACCGGCATCGACCTCCACCTCGTCGGAGGCCGGGTCCGCCACCGCACCCGGGCCGCCGTCGACGCGTGGGCGCTGCGCGCGTACGCCGAGATCCGCGCCGACGTCCTCTTCCTCGCGACCAACGGATTCAGCGCCGAGGGCGGTCTGACCACCCCCGACCTCGCCGAGGCCGCCGTCAAGCGGGCCGCGATGGCCGCCGCCCGCCGGGTCGTGCTCCTCGCGGACTCCGCGAAGGCGGGCCAGGAACACTTCGCCCGCTTCGGCACCTTCTCGGGAGTGGACCTCCTCATCACGGACTCGGGGCTCGACCCCGCTCAGAAGGCGGCGATCGAGGCCGCCGGTACGGAAGTTGTGCTCGTATGA
- a CDS encoding MFS transporter, giving the protein MSTETTQSSPEGKNGPAQEERTDTPAETSSPADRRRWLALAIVMTASFMDLVDVTIVNIAIPSMRQDFGASTSAIQWITAGYALAFAAGLITGGRLGDIYGRKRLFLVGVAGFTIASLLCGIAADPAMLVASRLLQGGMAAMMVPQVLAIIHVTFPPHERGKVFGMFGAIVGLGAVSGPMLGALLTEWNLFGLEWRTIFLINLPVGIAAVILGRKFISESKAPKALRLDLVGVVLATLALVMLIFPLTNGRENDWPVWGFVSMIASPVVFAAFIAYEKYKIRKDGSPLVELSLFEIKSFAGGITVQLAFGLATGIFFLVWTLYMQMGLGWTPLHAGSTGIPFSIAVSVAAGLSVEKLVPRFGRKVLQAGALIMAAGVLLYIWEAERYGKDIVSWQMAAPLIVMGIGMGLIVAPLNDTILSEVPREHAGSASGLINTTGQMGNALGLALTSVVFFGLIDDDMVLGLPYVEAFHSALWWVVAVLVVIFAVMFVLPHKPVPIDEREGGRAHTPEQSADGSPERAQVG; this is encoded by the coding sequence ATGAGCACCGAGACGACCCAGTCATCGCCCGAAGGAAAGAACGGGCCCGCACAAGAAGAGCGGACCGACACCCCCGCAGAGACCAGCTCGCCCGCCGACCGCCGCCGCTGGCTGGCGCTCGCCATCGTGATGACCGCGTCCTTCATGGACCTGGTCGACGTCACGATCGTCAACATCGCGATACCCAGCATGCGCCAGGACTTCGGCGCCTCGACCAGCGCGATCCAGTGGATCACCGCCGGCTACGCGCTCGCCTTCGCCGCCGGCCTGATCACGGGCGGCCGTCTCGGTGACATCTACGGCCGCAAGCGCCTCTTCCTCGTCGGCGTCGCCGGCTTCACCATCGCCTCGCTGCTCTGCGGCATCGCGGCCGACCCCGCGATGCTCGTCGCCTCCCGCCTGCTCCAGGGCGGCATGGCGGCCATGATGGTCCCGCAGGTGCTCGCGATCATCCACGTCACCTTCCCGCCGCACGAGCGCGGCAAGGTCTTCGGCATGTTCGGAGCGATCGTCGGCCTCGGCGCGGTCTCGGGACCGATGCTCGGCGCACTGCTCACCGAGTGGAACCTCTTCGGCCTCGAATGGCGCACGATCTTCCTGATCAACCTGCCCGTCGGCATCGCGGCCGTGATCCTGGGCCGCAAGTTCATCTCCGAGTCCAAGGCACCCAAGGCCCTGCGCCTGGACCTGGTCGGCGTCGTGCTCGCCACCCTCGCCCTGGTGATGCTGATCTTCCCGCTCACCAACGGCCGCGAGAACGACTGGCCGGTCTGGGGCTTCGTGAGCATGATCGCCTCGCCCGTGGTCTTCGCCGCCTTCATCGCCTACGAGAAGTACAAGATCCGCAAGGACGGCTCCCCGCTCGTCGAGCTCTCCCTCTTCGAGATCAAGAGCTTCGCCGGCGGCATCACGGTCCAGCTGGCCTTCGGCCTGGCGACCGGCATCTTCTTCCTGGTCTGGACGCTCTACATGCAGATGGGCCTCGGCTGGACCCCGCTGCACGCGGGCAGTACCGGCATCCCCTTCTCCATCGCCGTCTCCGTCGCCGCCGGCCTCTCGGTCGAGAAGCTCGTCCCTCGCTTCGGCCGCAAGGTGCTCCAGGCCGGTGCGCTGATCATGGCCGCGGGCGTGCTCCTCTACATCTGGGAGGCCGAGCGCTACGGGAAGGACATCGTCTCCTGGCAGATGGCCGCCCCGCTGATCGTCATGGGCATCGGCATGGGCCTGATCGTCGCCCCGCTCAATGACACCATCCTGTCCGAGGTGCCGCGCGAGCACGCCGGTTCGGCGTCGGGCCTGATCAACACCACCGGCCAGATGGGCAACGCGCTGGGCCTCGCCCTCACCTCCGTGGTCTTCTTCGGGCTGATCGACGACGACATGGTCCTCGGGCTGCCGTACGTCGAGGCCTTCCACAGCGCGCTGTGGTGGGTCGTGGCCGTCCTGGTCGTGATCTTCGCGGTGATGTTCGTGCTGCCGCACAAGCCGGTCCCGATCGACGAGCGCGAGGGCGGCCGGGCGCACACCCCCGAGCAGTCCGCGGACGGGTCCCCGGAGCGGGCCCAGGTCGGGTAA
- a CDS encoding helix-turn-helix transcriptional regulator produces MTDTPARLLSLLSLLQTPREWPGSELAQRLRVSARTIRRDIDRLRELGYPVEATLGAEGGYRLVAGAAMPPLLLDDEEAVAIAVGLRAGAGHAIEGVEEASVRALAKLEQVLPGRLRRRVSALQSATVAATRGDGASVDPRTLTAIASAVAGPERLRFAYRARDGAASRRLVEPYRLVSTGSRWYLVAYDMEREDWRTFRVDRMAEPTATGARYTARELPMDPVEFVRRGLHGRETHQVDVSFAGPCEALPEWMREHVVSGAGAGPEQESGAGAEAGTAAGVRVRFESADSPEWLAARLALTGVPFTVHGPEALAAGARALAARLAESAGASSTPAPGSPTHEGAPGAWGG; encoded by the coding sequence ATGACCGACACCCCGGCCCGGCTGCTCAGCCTGCTCTCCCTCCTCCAGACCCCGCGCGAGTGGCCGGGGAGCGAGCTGGCGCAGCGGCTGCGGGTGAGCGCCCGCACGATCCGGCGCGATATCGACCGGCTCCGGGAGCTGGGATATCCCGTCGAGGCCACGCTCGGAGCGGAGGGCGGCTACCGCCTGGTCGCGGGCGCCGCGATGCCTCCGCTGCTGCTGGACGACGAGGAGGCGGTGGCGATCGCGGTGGGCCTGCGGGCGGGGGCCGGGCATGCGATCGAGGGGGTGGAGGAGGCCTCCGTACGGGCCCTCGCGAAGCTGGAACAGGTCCTGCCGGGGCGGCTGCGCCGCCGGGTGAGCGCGCTGCAGTCGGCGACGGTCGCGGCGACCCGGGGGGACGGCGCGAGCGTGGACCCGCGGACGCTGACGGCGATCGCGTCGGCGGTGGCGGGGCCGGAGCGGCTGCGGTTCGCCTACCGGGCGCGGGACGGCGCGGCCTCGCGCCGGCTGGTGGAGCCGTACCGGCTGGTCAGCACCGGGAGCCGCTGGTACCTGGTGGCGTACGACATGGAACGCGAGGACTGGCGGACCTTCCGGGTGGACCGGATGGCCGAGCCGACCGCGACGGGGGCCCGGTACACGGCCCGGGAGCTGCCGATGGACCCGGTGGAGTTCGTCCGCCGGGGCCTGCACGGCCGGGAGACCCACCAGGTGGACGTCTCCTTCGCGGGGCCCTGCGAGGCGCTGCCGGAGTGGATGCGCGAGCACGTGGTGTCCGGCGCGGGGGCGGGGCCGGAGCAGGAGTCCGGCGCGGGGGCGGAGGCCGGGACCGCGGCCGGGGTCCGGGTGCGGTTCGAGTCCGCGGATTCCCCGGAGTGGCTGGCGGCCCGGCTGGCGCTGACGGGGGTGCCGTTCACCGTGCACGGGCCCGAGGCCCTGGCGGCCGGAGCCCGTGCGCTGGCCGCGCGCCTGGCGGAGTCGGCGGGGGCGTCTTCCACCCCGGCCCCCGGCTCCCCGACACACGAGGGAGCCCCCGGCGCCTGGGGGGGATAG